DNA from Nymphaea colorata isolate Beijing-Zhang1983 chromosome 4, ASM883128v2, whole genome shotgun sequence:
ttattttcataaaacaaagCTTCTTCATTATACTTTTTATCAGGTTgcatattttttgcatttttttcatgcaaactttatatatatatatatatatatatatatgttgaattGTAACTCTAGTTTTTTTAAGACACTCATCCATTTAATCATAATTATctgatctatattgattgatggttaaaagaagaataataaaaaatgcaatagGTAGTTTTGTCATATAatatttgttcttattttttttctatttttttctttcaatagtCTGCAACATATGAAGGGCCTTTGTTATATGgctaattatttttaatgacatttaaaaaatgtcattgGTATGTGAAATGAccagaaaaagttttttttttcattgtcatatataaaaagaacattttctaaaaacatgtttttttttacaaaaaaaagacTGTTTTTACAGTCATCTCAAACGCACATAAAAAAAAGGCGTTTCCGAAGCAAAAACAGCTTTTGGCCTTCAAAATGTCTTTTTGGCCGTGCATCCAAACAAATCCTAAGGCTATAGCATATATTATAAGAAATTGTTTCAGGAAGTGATAGCGTTTTATTGAAATCTAGAGAAACaagggatgtttttgttttagataAATTTCATGGGATTTGAGTGAGAAATATATGTTGATTGGAACCACACCAGACCAGGTGCGAGTCCGACCCGCTGACAGCCCTAGAAGTGCCCCCGTATCGGCGGGAAGCGGGCCACTCCCATGGCGGCTCTATTGGTCCCGCCCTTTAACGGCAATCCCATTCCCCGTGCTCTCAGTCGTCTCGTCCACTCTCTGTCGTCATCCTCTGCGAGCGTCCACctaggaggaggaagaacacgaagaggaagagaaacaagaagGCCTCAAACCGCCGCAATGAGCTCCCAACGGATGTTCCAATTGAGGATCGATCCCGCCACCGGGAACTCGGAGTGGGTCATCGTCGACGAGGCCGTGGACGACGAACCTCCGAGAGACCTCCTCTCCTCGACTTCATACCTCGACATGCTCAACGATTCTGAGAGGAATAGGGTTTACCATGAAGCTATTAAAAAGGTCATAAAGAAGCCTTGCCATGTATTAGATATTGGGTACTCAGCGGACCATTCCTCCACTTTCTTGGGCTTTTGTTATTGTTGATCATTGTCGTGCCATTCTTCTTGTTGGTTCCGGTGAATTGGGTCATGGGTGGTTGCTCATTCCGTGCATTGGCTTTTCCTTTCGACGCTATCCTTTGAGGCTTATTGGTTAATGGGTCCTGATCTATTTGGGGTAGCTCTGCAGCTATTATTGATTAGCAGCCATTTAACACGCACGTTGTCTGTTGGTCTACTCGTTTGATGTTTGCTTGTTGCATTAATTTGCTTTCGTACAGTTTGAAGTGAAGGTTGGGcagtttaaattatttttctgcTAAAGATGAATCTAAAATCCCGTTATGAAGAATCACTGTTCTCTTTTTGAATGCTTATATTCATAATGGTTGCTTTACATtgtgaagttttttttattagcaaCTGTTTATCCCATGTGTGTTCTTTGGTATATAATCTGACTGATTATTGTCTTAGCCCGTTCATATAGTCTGATAGAAACAATTAGGCGGTTCCGTGCGTTTCCGTACGTGTCTATTATAATTATGAACCACACTGCCgagttttttatttcttgcttacACTTGTTGGTGCATTTACGATCGCTGGATTTAGCTGTTTTTTTAATCAGCGTTTTTGGTTCATTTTCGATTAAATTAGACTCCATGTTGCACGATAAGAAGCTAGATGCTGGCCGTGCGTTATCTGTTGCCTGTTGGCTCATTTGTTAGATTTAAATTTTGCAGCTTTCCAAAATTAGCATACTTGGGGTTAGAGCGTTGTTGATAAGAAGCTAGATACAGCCAGTACGTTCTTGGCTAATTCTTAATCGAAGTCGTTCCACTGGTTTGTTGAGATGGAAGTGGATGGAAAGGATGATGTCCAAAGAAAAGCAACGCATTATTAATCTAAATATTTAGGCCTGGATTTATATAGGAGTGCCCATTTATAATCGAAAGAGATTTCCACCACTTGCATTGTTGCAAACTAGAAAATCGTACATTGTGCCTCACAAGACCAACTTTGTGGGATGAATATTATAGGTACTTTCAGGCAAATGTGATGCCTTGTGGTCCAAAACAGTGAAAGGTGATTGTAAGTTTGAGAATAATATATGCTATCCCTTTCCTAAAGCCTTTTCTATCAGTTCTATGCccccttttatttaatatttcaaagCCAATCACTGCCATTAAAATAGGCAGATAGTTAATAGCAATGGCAGCAAAACATAACCAGCTTTGTCTTAAGTTTTCTCACAAGCTTCGGTATATTTACACACCACACACACATGTAAACAGACAAGCACACACAAAAATACCTTGACAGTCCAGACCAAGCTTGCAGCAGCGGCTATCTTTCCTGGCATAAAATCAGAAAGGGCTTTCAGGCCTTAGTATATAGGCTGAAGCCACCAAAGGTTTTGGttgatatcaaaattttctggcaTATAGTTTTTTCCCCAATTCCCATCTGCCTTGAAGATGTGAGCTTTAGTTCAATAAGTGTGACTTCTAAGTTGTTATCAAGGTCTGCTTTTCTGGACAAGAAAACAGTTCTTATTATGTTTCAAGAAGATCTTCTAGCATGCTGAATACGTGGTAATTATGATGATCAGCATCACCCTGTCGCCAGCATGAACACTGTGCAGACCAAATGAGAACTTTCAATGGGAATTTCTCTCAAATATTAGGGGCTAAATTTGATATTGAGTTGCTAGTTTTCAAAGTTGATGCAGGCCTTAGTACTGTACAAATCCGTTTGGCATTCTGAAAGTATCACAAAAGTGATAAGTTAGGTCATCAAATAATGGTTAATACTCAATCATAATTGGGTTAGCTATAGCATGCTTAgtatgttttccaaaacatgGCCTACCCATTTTGCATGTACAAGTTTATTGTTGTATCAATATGCCTGCtggaaaagtgaaaactaatgATGTGCACAGTGCAGGTACCGGCTTACTGTCAATGATGGCTGCCCAAGCAATAGACGGGTGTGATAGAATGGAAAGGAATGGTGGAAAAGGGATGGTATCAGCCTGCGAGTCTTATCTTCCCATGGGAAAATTGATGCGTAAGATTTTGCGCCTCAATGGTATGAATGATAAAGTACATCTGTTTCACAAACGTTCTGATGAGCTCCAAGTTGGAGTGGACCTTCCATGCCGGGCAGATGTTTTGGTAAGAAAACACAGAACTGTAAATATGATCCTGCCAATTGAAGTTTATCTGCATAATCTCGATGACTTTTATCTTGTTTGGTTCCTAAAATAAGGTATATATGTCAATGAGTGCAGATGCGTGCAATTGTATGTTTGTGTGTGGGCATCATGTTGTTGAATTAGGTGTGAACTACAGCTGCTCTGGACAACACCTGTGCCCTAGATGACTCAGGTGCATTGACCTACGTGCCACGTCCATGTTACATAGTAGAATTGAAAGTATttagtccaaaaaaaaaaaaaaacaggtttgAGGGCATTTCTAAAACCTAGGAAGGTGTAGGTTTGAAGCTGCTTGAATCGACATATTCTGTCATTTTTATGTACTTGGATTAAAAGCACTTCTATTCAGGATCTTATATCTAGATAAGACTATCTAGTAtacgtttatttttctttataactATTTGAATGTACTCCAGTTTCCATGTTTGGCTAAATCTTTGAGTTTTGAAATAACTCTTTTCTGCAtttacaataaaagaaaatgtgagagaaaaaattgaagcattCTAATTGATGCAGATAAGTGAGATACTTGACTCAGAATTACTGGGGGAGGGGTTGCTGCCAACTCTTCAGAATGCACATGATGTGTTGCTGAATGAGAATTGTCAAACTGTCCCCTATCGGGCTACCACATATGGTCAGGTGCTTCACTGGTTCTGGTTCTTTCACAAGGAAATGCTTACTGGGCATTTATGTGTTTTCGGTTTAATGAGTTGCCTCTGCTTGTGTGGCTTTAGATGAACTAGTATCATGAATTGGTCTTCTTCATTGAAGGAAAATCATTAGTAGGACTACTAGAATATTGGAATTTATTTAGGCATCTTGATTATCACCATGTGTAATACAGAATGCAGTTTGGTAGGACTTCTATGGTTTTATATTCCTTGTGGAACAGTTCATTGATATATCTTGCACTCAATTTTGAAAACTGTCTTCAGTGTAGCTGTTTGGTCATGTACATTCtgataaattttgttttagttaCTGAAAGCCTGAACCAATTTCATTTCAAGCTGTTCATGGGAACTTCTGAATGTTCCTGAGTAATCTTTTGATTCATGCCTTATCagaatctcattttttgaaaattcctTTAATTGTTGTGTTACTGTGTATGCTTTCCAGATGCTCCTGCCTCACTCAGGACATCCTTTGGGTCCCAGTTGGGGTTTGTTTGATAAATATCTTGAAGATTCCTCATGCTGCATTATAGTCATGAAACTAAGATTTATTGTCTTGTTAAGAGTCAGTTTGCTCAATCGTGTATCATTGGCTGGCCTTGCAATTAATTTTGATCGCAGAGCTGAACACAAGTTAGCAACTGTATAGAATCTGCATATTTCCTTAGTCACATGGATTTCAGTTTCCCCACATGTTAATCATCATATGTGACTGCATTTTTTCTCCATTAAATGCTAATTAAATTTGTGTCCAAAATTTAGTATCTGAACTAGGTCTTTGTACATGCTGATTTTCATGTTAATAACATGATTTGTCTTCATAAAGTGCTAATGGAAGTTCTTCAGACATGATATTTCTCATCTCATTTCTGTGGAACTTGTCTCAGCTTGTTGAATCTACATTTCTGTGGAAGATTCATGATTTATCTGGAAATGAAGCCCAAGTTTCTGATGGCATACATCTTGTGCCCTCTGGTTCAGAGACAGTCATCCGAGTTGAGCAGAAACAGCAGCCTATGCACTGTGATCCATTGTCAGGGGAGATAAAATTGGTATGTTTCTAAATCTTTTGACAAGAGATCACAGTCATTAGGACTTTGGGATATTTATTCAAAAGCAGGTCGCTTAATACTAACATCTTTCATCCAGTTGTCGGagccatttaaaatttttgacttTGATTTTTGGAGGAGGCCAGAAAGCCATCGAAGTATCCAGATTCCAATTACAGCAAAGGATTCCGGCTGTATTCATGCTGTTATTTCATGGTATGTCTATTTAATTACTTTTAAGCATTTATTTTGACTGGTTGATGATGACGGCATGAATTTCACCAACAGGTGGGTTCTTCAGCTTGACAAAGAAGGAACCCTTCTCTATTCAACAGCTCCGCGGTGGATAAACTCAGGTAAAATTCTCAATGTTTTTCTTGATGTCTCATCGGTTTTCATGATTCCTTAGCATAACCTTTTGTATTGGTGAGATCCTGGCTGATTTGCCTCTTCCTGATCTTTATCCAAGAGGAACCCTGTTTATGTTTGAAACATGTCATTACTATAACAGGAACGGTAAACTGTAAAGCAACTTACAAATTGTGTGGGTTATTATCCTTTTACATTTGTGCTTCCATATTGAACAAAGTgcttgcattttttcttttataaacttTCTGTCATATGCATGCCTGCTGACAAAGCTACGTGTTCTATCTATGCATCTACATATGCATGTCAGAGACCTGATGACTAATAGTGCCTTTTGTTGTTGTCAAGGCACTTCGAACTGGTGTGATCATTGGAAGCAGTGTATTTGGTTCACTTCTGGCTCGGGGATATATGTATCCCAAAATGAGCAGATCCTTCTTGAATCTGTCCATGATGATATCAGAGTCTCCTATAATGTCAAAAAATATGATGCACGTGGGGAAGAGTGGATTTGTCATGGTAGTCAAGACAAGTGTCCCCATCTTGAGCTGCCACCAGAACGAGTGGCAATTTATGGAGATAAAGACTGGAGGTTTGCCATGTCTTCAGCTGTACAGAATGCTGTAAGTATGTCTTCTACGTGAATTTCTTGAACAATGGGTTAGGGGCATTTCTATAATAACAAACATGAACTTCTCAACTTCCTTCAAAGGATAGAGATCTTGTTTATGTATGTATGCAACAGCAACCTTTACcaaaaaaccaaagaagaaagTGAAACTCTCATCTTTGCTATCTTCAATTTTGTGAATCTTGTACactctatatgtgtgtgtgtaggtgtatgtgtatatgtattcttgctatccttttcttttctgcatatttcctttttcattttgttgtattttccttttcctttttcctattTATTGCAGAAGCTTCTCTAGCTGTTAGAGGCTGCGCATTGTATAGCTTCCAACAGCTAGAGAAGTTGCTGCTTCTCTATTTAGGGACTTGATATCCCTCTTCTGTCATATATTGAAGCTTTGTTTCATTCCAGTTGCTGCGAACCGATGCACATCGATGCAGCTCTTGTGAGCTTTGTGATCTCTCTCTTAGTGAAGCTATACTTTACAAGAGGCACAGCAAGTCCTTGTATCTGTATATGCAAATTTTACATAATCTCCCAGCTGTAAATGATGTTTACGGGATTTTGTGTGTGAGTTCACATGGCCAATAGTCAGATTCTTGTCAGTTCAATTACTGGAGAAACCATTTATGTCCGGGTGACATTCCCAATGTAATTGGAGTTGCCTGAAAGTTGGTAGTATGTGCGCCGTGCTTACAGAAATATTACTTTAGAATCTAGCATTAATAGTTCTCACAGTTGCAGGGAAGGACTTCTCCATTATGTGTGGTTGCAGATGATAGTATCTTCCTGACGGTAGCTCTGGCACATTTATCAGCAAGTTCACATATCATCTCTATGCTTCCAAGGTTACGTAAAAGTGGCTACATGTACCTGAAGACTGTGGCTAACTCCAATGGTTTTTCAATGGATCATGTGAAGGTTCTCGGTAAAAGTTCAGCAGGCTTGACCATGGAAGATACTAATCAT
Protein-coding regions in this window:
- the LOC116253051 gene encoding protein arginine N-methyltransferase 7 isoform X1; its protein translation is MAALLVPPFNGNPIPRALSRLVHSLSSSSASVHLGGGRTRRGRETRRPQTAAMSSQRMFQLRIDPATGNSEWVIVDEAVDDEPPRDLLSSTSYLDMLNDSERNRVYHEAIKKVIKKPCHVLDIGAGTGLLSMMAAQAIDGCDRMERNGGKGMVSACESYLPMGKLMRKILRLNGMNDKVHLFHKRSDELQVGVDLPCRADVLISEILDSELLGEGLLPTLQNAHDVLLNENCQTVPYRATTYGQLVESTFLWKIHDLSGNEAQVSDGIHLVPSGSETVIRVEQKQQPMHCDPLSGEIKLLSEPFKIFDFDFWRRPESHRSIQIPITAKDSGCIHAVISWWVLQLDKEGTLLYSTAPRWINSGTSNWCDHWKQCIWFTSGSGIYVSQNEQILLESVHDDIRVSYNVKKYDARGEEWICHGSQDKCPHLELPPERVAIYGDKDWRFAMSSAVQNALQGRTSPLCVVADDSIFLTVALAHLSASSHIISMLPRLRKSGYMYLKTVANSNGFSMDHVKVLGKSSAGLTMEDTNHKKVDLFLSEPFYSGKEGMLPWQQLQFWKERTALGPMLAKDATVMPFKGILRCCAMSTPVCFSTHLIFLKMILLDSSECNLFVQDLWQSRRMLKRVEGFDHSPVNEILGACGDLPEFHEGPFLSYPIWQCGEIKELSEAVTIMEFNLSEPMSMCSGKCKVTFIESGICHGFALWIDWVMDESNEVVISTGPAKRYWKQGVKLLNRPVAVMTNGRDSSDGCIWAEVKCTFDPSNLELQMKHSFLSF
- the LOC116253051 gene encoding protein arginine N-methyltransferase 7 isoform X2, encoding MAALLVPPFNGNPIPRALSRLVHSLSSSSASVHLGGGRTRRGRETRRPQTAAMSSQRMFQLRIDPATGNSEWVIVDEAVDDEPPRDLLSSTSYLDMLNDSERNRVYHEAIKKVIKKPCHVLDIGAGTGLLSMMAAQAIDGCDRMERNGGKGMVSACESYLPMGKLMRKILRLNGMNDKVHLFHKRSDELQVGVDLPCRADVLISEILDSELLGEGLLPTLQNAHDVLLNENCQTVPYRATTYGQLVESTFLWKIHDLSGNEAQVSDGIHLVPSGSETVIRVEQKQQPMHCDPLSGEIKLLSEPFKIFDFDFWRRPESHRSIQIPITAKDSGCIHAVISWWVLQLDKEGTLLYSTAPRWINSGTSNWCDHWKQCIWFTSGSGIYVSQNEQILLESVHDDIRVSYNVKKYDARGEEWICHGSQDKCPHLELPPERVAIYGDKDWRFAMSSAVQNALQGRTSPLCVVADDSIFLTVALAHLSASSHIISMLPRLRKSGYMYLKTVANSNGFSMDHVKVLGKSSAGLTMEDTNHKKVDLFLSEPFYSGKEGMLPWQQLQFWKERTALGPMLAKDATVMPFKGILRCCAMSTPDLWQSRRMLKRVEGFDHSPVNEILGACGDLPEFHEGPFLSYPIWQCGEIKELSEAVTIMEFNLSEPMSMCSGKCKVTFIESGICHGFALWIDWVMDESNEVVISTGPAKRYWKQGVKLLNRPVAVMTNGRDSSDGCIWAEVKCTFDPSNLELQMKHSFLSF
- the LOC116253051 gene encoding protein arginine N-methyltransferase 7 isoform X4, with the protein product MAALLVPPFNGNPIPRALSRLVHSLSSSSASVHLGGGRTRRGRETRRPQTAAMSSQRMFQLRIDPATGNSEWVIVDEAVDDEPPRDLLSSTSYLDMLNDSERNRVYHEAIKKVIKKPCHVLDIGAGTGLLSMMAAQAIDGCDRMERNGGKGMVSACESYLPMGKLMRKILRLNGMNDKVHLFHKRSDELQVGVDLPCRADVLISEILDSELLGEGLLPTLQNAHDVLLNENCQTVPYRATTYGQLVESTFLWKIHDLSGNEAQVSDGIHLVPSGSETVIRVEQKQQPMHCDPLSGEIKLLSEPFKIFDFDFWRRPESHRSIQIPITAKDSGCIHAVISWWVLQLDKEGTLLYSTAPRWINSGTSNWCDHWKQCIWFTSGSGIYVSQNEQILLESVHDDIRVSYNVKKYDARGEEWICHGSQDKCPHLELPPERVAIYGDKDWRFAMSSAVQNALQGRTSPLCVVADDSIFLTVALAHLSASSHIISMLPRLRKSGYMYLKTVANSNGFSMDHVKVLGKSSAGLTMEDTNHKKVDLFLSEPFYSGKEGMLPWQQLQFWKERTALGPMLAKDATVMPFKGILRCCAMSTPDLWQSRRMLKRVEGFDHSPVNEILGACGDLPEFHEGPFLSYPIWQCGEIKIRC
- the LOC116253051 gene encoding protein arginine N-methyltransferase 7 isoform X3: MMAAQAIDGCDRMERNGGKGMVSACESYLPMGKLMRKILRLNGMNDKVHLFHKRSDELQVGVDLPCRADVLISEILDSELLGEGLLPTLQNAHDVLLNENCQTVPYRATTYGQLVESTFLWKIHDLSGNEAQVSDGIHLVPSGSETVIRVEQKQQPMHCDPLSGEIKLLSEPFKIFDFDFWRRPESHRSIQIPITAKDSGCIHAVISWWVLQLDKEGTLLYSTAPRWINSGTSNWCDHWKQCIWFTSGSGIYVSQNEQILLESVHDDIRVSYNVKKYDARGEEWICHGSQDKCPHLELPPERVAIYGDKDWRFAMSSAVQNALQGRTSPLCVVADDSIFLTVALAHLSASSHIISMLPRLRKSGYMYLKTVANSNGFSMDHVKVLGKSSAGLTMEDTNHKKVDLFLSEPFYSGKEGMLPWQQLQFWKERTALGPMLAKDATVMPFKGILRCCAMSTPVCFSTHLIFLKMILLDSSECNLFVQDLWQSRRMLKRVEGFDHSPVNEILGACGDLPEFHEGPFLSYPIWQCGEIKELSEAVTIMEFNLSEPMSMCSGKCKVTFIESGICHGFALWIDWVMDESNEVVISTGPAKRYWKQGVKLLNRPVAVMTNGRDSSDGCIWAEVKCTFDPSNLELQMKHSFLSF